The genomic segment ATCCGCGTGCTGAAACAGCGAGTGCATGGACACAACCGAAAATAAAATAATAATCAGCGCCAACCAAAACGGCACTTTGAACAAATGGCCCGGGTTTTCCCAATACTCCCGGCGCAGCTGAGCAATAACCTGATTCATGTCTGACCTCCCTGGACCGCTTTGGCCACAAACACTTCAGCTAAAGACGCGCGCGCCACCTCACCCATAGCTTCTAGCTGCGTGCGCTCTACGCCCTCAAACAGATACTGTTTAGCGCCCAGGGCTTTGATTTCACCAATAGGGTTCAGAGCTTGCGCCTGTGGCTGCAGCTCGGTGGGCACAGTCACTTTGCTAAAGCGCGCCTCAAAATCTTCCAGCGTGGAGTTCAGCACAATGGCGCCATCGACAATAAACATCACGTCGGTCAGCAGATGCTCAACTTCTTCCACCTGATGGGTGGTGATAAGAATGGTTTTCTCGTCGTCGTAATAATCGTTGAGCAGGGCGTCGTAAAAGGTGCGGCGATAGAGCAAATCCAACCCCAGGGTGGGCTCGTCCAACACCAACAGTTTGGCGTTGATAGCCATCACCAGCGCCAGATGCACCTGGGTCACCATGCCCTTGGATAAACTGCGGATACGACTGGATAACGGCACCTTGGTTTTTGCCAGAAACTCGCGCGCCCGCTGCTCGTTAAAGTTGGGGTGCACACCCGCCGCATAGGCAATTGCCTGCTTTACCGTCATCCAGCGTGGCAGGGTGGCGGTATCGGCGATAAAGCACACTTGCTCTAACATTTTTGCCCGTTCACGCCGGGGGTCAAAACCCAATACATCTATGTCACCATCGGCCACGCAAAGTCCCAGCAGCGACTGCAGCAAGGTCGTCTTGCCCGCGCCATTGGGTCCAATCAAACCGACGATCTTACCGGCGCCAACCTGTAAATCCAGCTTCTCTAGCACCCGCTTCTTGCCATAGCGTTTGCTGAGCCCTGCGGTTTTTATTATTTGCTTCACGACTCCTCCTTAAGGCTGTTAATGGCCTTTACTAATGCCTCTTTATCCATCCCCAAGCGCCTGGCCTGGGCCAGCAACTCTGGCAGCTGTTGCACAAACTGCTCGCGCTCGCGCTCGCGCAGGCGGACATCGGCCCCCGCACGCACAAACATGCCCAAGCCGCGACGCTTTTCTACCAGCTGCTCATCCACCAGCGCCTGGTAGGCCTTGGCAACAGTCAAATGATTAATCTGATAATCCGCCGCCACCTGACGTACCGAAGGCAGGGCTTCGCCGGGCGCTATATCACCGGCCACAATCAGCGCCACCATGCGCTGGTATAGCTGTCGGTAAATGGGTTGATCATCGCGCCACTGCATGCCTACTCCGCTCGCCCTTCGATATAGTGTTATACATAACTATATCACCATATCTTTGCTCGTCAATAGGGTGACGAGCTGCAAAAGACACAGATTGGGGAACAATTCAAGACTGTAATAGGGCGACGATTTGCGCATAATGCGCTGGGGCCCGACCTCAAGGGCCCTGAGACCGCTGTGCGGCGAACGAAAATGTCCAACAGAGAAACTTACATGAGCAGTATTTTTCAACGCATTGCCGACGAGCTGAGTATTCGCGAACAACAAGTAGACGCCGCCGTGGCGCTGCTGGATGAAGGCGCTACCGTGCCGTTTATCTCCCGCTACCGCAAAGAGGTTACCGGCGGGCTGGACGACACCCAGATGCGCAACCTGGAAGAGCGACTGCGCTATTTGCGCGAAATGGAAGACCGCCGTGAGGCCATCCTGAAAAGCATTGCCGAACAGGACAAGCTGACCCCCGAACTGGAAAACGACATTCGCGCCGCCGACACCAAAACCCGGCTGGAGGATTTGTACCTACCCTACAAACCCAAGCGCCGCACCAAGGGCCAAATTGCGATTGAGGCCGGTCTGCAACCACTGGCCGATGCTCTGCTGCAAGACCCCACTCTGGAGCCTGAAACCGAGGCCGCCAAGTACCTCAACGCCGAGCATAAAATTGACGACAGCAAGGCCGCATTGGACGGTGCCAAATACATTTTGATGGAAAAATTTAGCGAAGATGCCGAGCTTTTGGGTAAACTTCGCGGCTTTTTGCAGCGTGAGGCCTTGATCTCAAGCCGCGCCGCCACGGGTAAAGAAGACGATAAATCCCAGGATGTACAAAAATTCCGCGACTACTTTGAACACGACGAAGCCCTAAAAAGCACCCCCTCGCACCGGGCCCTGGCCATGTTCCGCGGCCGCAACGAAGGCGTACTCACCATCGCGATTACCCTGGGCGAGCAGGAGCCGGGCGCCACTCACCCCTGTGAGGTGATGGTGGCCGAGCACTGGGATCTGCGCGATCAAGGACGCGCCGCCGACAAATGGCTGGGCGAGGTAGTGCGCTGGACCTGGCGGGTGAAATTGCTCACCCATCTGGAAACTGACCTGTTGGGCGAGCTGCGCGACCGCGCCGAAGAGGACGCCATTAAGGTATTTGCCAGTAACTTAAACGATCTGCTGCTGGCCGCCCCCGCCGGACAAAAGGCCACCATCGGCCTCGACCCAGGCCTGCGCACCGGGGTGAAGGTGGCAGTGGTAGACGCTACCGGCAAGGTGCTGGATCACGGCGCTATTTTCCCGACAGCCCCGCAAAATAAGGTAGCCGAGGCGGAGAAAGTACTTACTAACTTATGCCAAAAATACGATGTCGAGCTGATCGCCATCGGCAACGGCACCGCCAGCCGCGAGACGGAAAAGTTCGTTAAAGACATGCTGAAAAAGCAACCCGAGCTGAAGGCCCGCCCGGTAATGGTGAACGAATCCGGCGCCTCGGTTTATTCGGCCTCGGAATTTGCCGCTAAAGAGTTTCCGGATTTGGATGTGACCATTCGCGGCGCCATTTCCATCGCCCGCCGCCTGCAAGACCCGCTCGCCGAACTGGTAAAAATCGACCCCAAATCCATCGGCGTGGGCCAGTATCAACACGACGTCTCGCAAACCCAGCTGGCCCGCTCGCTGGACGCGGTGGTGGAAGACTGTGTAAACGCCGTAGGTGTGGAGGTAAACACCGCCTCGGCCGCACTGCTGGCAAGAGTTTCGGGCCTAAACGCTTCACTTGCCAACAATATCGTTGAATTTAGAGACAAAAATGGCGCATTTACCAGCCGTAACCAACTGAAGGATGTGACCCGTTTCGGCGCCAAGACCTTTGAACAGGCGGCGGGTTTCTTGCGCATCAGCGGCGGCGACAACCCACTGGACGCCTCGGCGGTGCACCCGGAAACCTACAGCGTGGTAGAGGCCATTGCCGAGAAAAATCAGCGTGATGTTAAAGGCCTGGTGGGCGACTCGGGCTTTTTAGGTAGCCTCAAGGCCCAGGATTACGTTACCGAGCAATTTGGTGTACCCACCATTACCGACATCCTCAAAGAGCTGGACAAACCCGGCCGCGACCCGCGCCCGGAGTTTCGCACCGCCGCCTTTAAAGAGGGCGTAGACACCATTAAAGACCTGGAACCGGGGATGATCCTGGAAGGCACCGTCACCAACGTGACCAATTTTGGGGCCTTTGTGGATGTGGGTGTTCACCAAGACGGTTTGGTGCATATATCCGCACTTTCTAACACGTTCGTGAAAGATCCCCGCGAAGTGGTTAAAGCCGGTGATATCGTCAAAGCCAAGGTGATGGAGGTGGATGTGGACCGCAAACGCATCGGCTTATCGATGCGCTTGGACGACACACCCGGAGAGAAAACCGGTGGTGACAATAAACCGCGCCGCCAGCCGGGCAAACAGGGCCAGCGCAAGC from the Gilvimarinus sp. DA14 genome contains:
- a CDS encoding GntR family transcriptional regulator, which gives rise to MQWRDDQPIYRQLYQRMVALIVAGDIAPGEALPSVRQVAADYQINHLTVAKAYQALVDEQLVEKRRGLGMFVRAGADVRLREREREQFVQQLPELLAQARRLGMDKEALVKAINSLKEES
- a CDS encoding Tex family protein — translated: MSSIFQRIADELSIREQQVDAAVALLDEGATVPFISRYRKEVTGGLDDTQMRNLEERLRYLREMEDRREAILKSIAEQDKLTPELENDIRAADTKTRLEDLYLPYKPKRRTKGQIAIEAGLQPLADALLQDPTLEPETEAAKYLNAEHKIDDSKAALDGAKYILMEKFSEDAELLGKLRGFLQREALISSRAATGKEDDKSQDVQKFRDYFEHDEALKSTPSHRALAMFRGRNEGVLTIAITLGEQEPGATHPCEVMVAEHWDLRDQGRAADKWLGEVVRWTWRVKLLTHLETDLLGELRDRAEEDAIKVFASNLNDLLLAAPAGQKATIGLDPGLRTGVKVAVVDATGKVLDHGAIFPTAPQNKVAEAEKVLTNLCQKYDVELIAIGNGTASRETEKFVKDMLKKQPELKARPVMVNESGASVYSASEFAAKEFPDLDVTIRGAISIARRLQDPLAELVKIDPKSIGVGQYQHDVSQTQLARSLDAVVEDCVNAVGVEVNTASAALLARVSGLNASLANNIVEFRDKNGAFTSRNQLKDVTRFGAKTFEQAAGFLRISGGDNPLDASAVHPETYSVVEAIAEKNQRDVKGLVGDSGFLGSLKAQDYVTEQFGVPTITDILKELDKPGRDPRPEFRTAAFKEGVDTIKDLEPGMILEGTVTNVTNFGAFVDVGVHQDGLVHISALSNTFVKDPREVVKAGDIVKAKVMEVDVDRKRIGLSMRLDDTPGEKTGGDNKPRRQPGKQGQRKQGGNKPQQASMGSMGALLQQAMKNKN
- a CDS encoding ABC transporter ATP-binding protein codes for the protein MKQIIKTAGLSKRYGKKRVLEKLDLQVGAGKIVGLIGPNGAGKTTLLQSLLGLCVADGDIDVLGFDPRRERAKMLEQVCFIADTATLPRWMTVKQAIAYAAGVHPNFNEQRAREFLAKTKVPLSSRIRSLSKGMVTQVHLALVMAINAKLLVLDEPTLGLDLLYRRTFYDALLNDYYDDEKTILITTHQVEEVEHLLTDVMFIVDGAIVLNSTLEDFEARFSKVTVPTELQPQAQALNPIGEIKALGAKQYLFEGVERTQLEAMGEVARASLAEVFVAKAVQGGQT